A genome region from Streptomyces pratensis includes the following:
- a CDS encoding GNAT family N-acetyltransferase has translation MDIPLGIRAATTTAELLAVAHLYDAPPRSGWAARFLAAEGHLMLVAYAGDSPAGFVSGIEMTHPDKGTEMCLYELSVDERYRRRGIGRALTDALAAEARRRGCYGMWVGVERDNGAALATYRSAGAADDGAFAMLAWQFGAGQFRAGQFGAGH, from the coding sequence GTGGACATTCCACTCGGCATCCGAGCCGCCACGACCACTGCGGAGCTCCTCGCCGTCGCGCACCTCTACGACGCCCCGCCCCGCTCCGGGTGGGCGGCCCGTTTCCTGGCGGCGGAAGGCCATCTGATGCTCGTCGCGTACGCGGGAGACTCCCCGGCCGGCTTCGTCTCGGGCATCGAGATGACGCACCCGGACAAGGGCACGGAGATGTGCCTGTACGAACTCTCCGTCGACGAGCGGTACCGCCGCCGGGGGATCGGGCGCGCGCTCACGGACGCCCTGGCCGCCGAGGCCCGGCGGCGCGGCTGCTACGGCATGTGGGTCGGCGTGGAGCGCGACAACGGGGCAGCGCTCGCCACCTACCGCTCGGCGGGGGCGGCCGACGACGGGGCGTTCGCCATGCTGGCCTGGCAGTTCGGCGCCGGGCAGTTCCGCGCCGGGCAGTTCGGCGCCGGGCACTGA
- a CDS encoding SDR family oxidoreductase — MSAPTRPTALVTGAGRSAGIAASVVLDLARAGWDVAFSYWTPYDARMEWGTDPGAQDKLREEAASLGARTLAVEADLSDPAVPAQLFEDVERELGGITALVLCHAESVDSGLLDTTVESFDRHFAVNARAAWLLIREYGLRFRGQHGAGRIVSLTSDHTAGNLPYGASKGALDRITLAASRELAHIGVTCNAVNPGPIDTGWMAEEHKVEVAALTPLGRLGVPQDCANLVTFLCSAEGGWINGQLIQSNGGLG, encoded by the coding sequence ATGAGCGCCCCGACCCGCCCCACGGCCCTGGTCACGGGCGCGGGACGCTCGGCAGGCATCGCCGCCTCCGTGGTGCTGGACCTGGCGCGGGCCGGGTGGGACGTGGCCTTCAGCTACTGGACCCCCTACGACGCGCGGATGGAGTGGGGCACGGACCCGGGCGCACAGGACAAGCTGCGTGAGGAGGCGGCGTCCCTGGGCGCCCGCACCCTCGCGGTCGAGGCGGACCTGAGCGACCCGGCCGTACCGGCCCAGCTCTTCGAGGACGTCGAGCGTGAGCTGGGAGGCATCACCGCGCTCGTGCTCTGCCATGCCGAGTCGGTCGACTCCGGTCTCCTGGACACCACGGTGGAGAGCTTCGACCGCCACTTCGCTGTCAACGCGCGCGCGGCCTGGCTGCTGATCCGGGAGTACGGGCTCCGGTTCCGCGGGCAGCACGGGGCCGGACGGATCGTCAGCCTGACCAGCGACCACACCGCCGGGAACCTGCCCTACGGGGCGAGCAAGGGTGCCCTGGACCGGATCACGCTCGCCGCCTCACGCGAGCTCGCCCACATCGGAGTGACCTGCAACGCGGTCAACCCCGGTCCGATCGACACCGGTTGGATGGCCGAGGAGCACAAGGTGGAGGTGGCCGCACTCACGCCCCTGGGAAGGCTTGGAGTGCCGCAGGACTGCGCGAACCTGGTCACGTTCCTCTGCTCGGCCGAAGGCGGCTGGATCAACGGCCAGTTGATCCAGAGCAACGGTGGCCTCGGGTAG
- a CDS encoding DUF4291 domain-containing protein — protein sequence MNDQVPPPRYEIRARHTDSTVTVYQAYRPSIGLPAARDGRFPPVWKRDRMTWIKPSFLWMMYRCGWGTKEGQETVLAVEITREGLGWALENAELSHYVRGVHPDRAAWQRGLRRSPTRVQWDPERDLDLNPLPYRSLQLGLSGEASRRYADEWLVSVTDVTPLAHEIHGLVRAGRRDEAGGLLPAETPLADLGAPLPVEAGR from the coding sequence ATGAACGACCAAGTCCCGCCGCCCCGTTACGAGATCCGCGCACGGCACACCGACTCGACCGTCACCGTCTACCAGGCGTACCGGCCGTCCATCGGTCTGCCCGCCGCCCGTGACGGACGCTTCCCGCCCGTCTGGAAGCGCGACCGCATGACCTGGATCAAGCCGAGCTTCCTGTGGATGATGTACCGCTGCGGCTGGGGCACCAAGGAGGGCCAGGAGACCGTGCTCGCCGTCGAGATCACCCGCGAGGGCCTCGGCTGGGCCCTGGAGAACGCGGAACTCTCGCACTACGTGCGGGGAGTGCACCCCGACCGGGCCGCCTGGCAGCGCGGCCTGCGCCGCAGTCCCACCCGCGTCCAGTGGGACCCGGAACGCGACCTCGACCTGAACCCGCTGCCGTACCGCTCCCTCCAGCTCGGACTGAGCGGTGAGGCGTCACGGCGCTACGCGGACGAGTGGCTGGTCTCCGTCACCGACGTCACGCCGCTCGCCCATGAGATCCACGGGCTCGTCAGGGCGGGCCGGCGGGACGAGGCCGGCGGGCTGCTCCCGGCGGAGACTCCGCTCGCGGATCTCGGCGCGCCCCTCCCCGTCGAGGCCGGCCGATGA